TTACTATTTTTGCACAATCCATTAATGACAACATTGTAAAATGTAATATCAAtatcttctctctttctttccaaCTTTTTAAAGAGTGACATAGCTTCTTCAACAAGCCCATACTTAAAATAACCATTGAGCAAAGTGCAATGAGTGTATATATCAGGTCTAGGGCCCGTAGATAGCATCTCGGCATAAATTTTTTCTGCATCGCCAATTCTTCCAACTTCAAACAGACCTTGCAAGATAGTATTGTAGGTAACAATATCAGACTTTGATCCCTTTTGAGAAATTTCACAAAACAATAGCATGGCCTCGgacaatttctttttcttacaATATCCATTTATAAGTATGTTATAGCTAATACTGTCAGGTTCAATGTTCTTATCTATCATGGAATCAAAAATTCTCCTCGCTCCATCAAGTTGACCACGCAAACAATATCCATCCATCATCGCATTGTAGGTGAATATATCGGGCTCTACACCTTttcccaccatgaatttcattACTTCCTCGGCATCTGCAACTTTCCCTTCTTTACATAGTCCATCTATCACTATGTTGAAGGTGCGCACATCTGGATAAATATTAAGGTTCAAGGCCATATCAGAGAACAAAGTCCTAACCTTATCCCACTGACCAAGCTTACACAAACCATCAATCAATGAATTATATGTGACTATGTCTGGAGGAATGCCTTTCTGTTTCATCTCGTTCAAAAGGCTGATAGCAGCATCTAAGTTCCCATCTTTGCAAAGGGCATCTATGACGATGTTGTAGTTAAATATGTCGGGCTTAGTGTTCCCCTGTTCCATTAACCGTAGCAAACTTAAAGTCTTCTGAGTATGCCCCCTTTTGCTGAGCCCATTCATTATGGTTGCATATGTGACTTGGTTGGGCTCACAAATCTTCTCTCTCACTACctttttgaacaattcaacaGCATCTTTGACCTTATTTTCAGCAAAGAATCCCCTTATTAGGGTGTTAAAGGTGACTGTACCAAATGGAATACCCTTCTTGAGGTAAATGGGTAACACCGAAAACCCACAATCAGCACGATGCATCAGGCAATAGCTGTTAATCACGATATTCAAAATGAATTCACGAATTGGGATACCCAATTTCTGCATTTCTCTAAAAAGAGAAACGACAGGAGAGTAATGCTTCATATTTATCATAGttttaaataatttagaaaattcaACAAGAGAAGGAAGAGGCTTCATCCTAACCATTTGATGGAAGACAATAACAGCATCATCTAAACACTTGACATTCTCGTTTACTGTATTAGTATGGGATGAAGAATAAGGTCTAACAACTGTAAATGCCGAACCAGAAATGGAATTagtaaagaaagagagaaaagggaTACCATTGGAGCAGTAACTCAAAGGAATTCTCTTCATCTTCGATGGGCGCTTCTCACTCTGAATCTGTACCTTAATTTTGCACAACTTTTGTATAGAGGGGTTTTCACAAAGTATGTTTTTATTA
This Solanum dulcamara chromosome 8, daSolDulc1.2, whole genome shotgun sequence DNA region includes the following protein-coding sequences:
- the LOC129901358 gene encoding putative pentatricopeptide repeat-containing protein At1g12700, mitochondrial isoform X1, with product MMLLLSSIKCYCLMHRADCGFSVLPIYLKKGIPFGTVTFNTLIRGFFAENKVKDAVELFKKVVREKICEPNQVTYATIMNGLSKRGHTQKTLSLLRLMEQGNTKPDIFNYNIVIDALCKDGNLDAAISLLNEMKQKGIPPDIVTYNSLIDGLCKLGQWDKVRTLFSDMALNLNIYPDVRTFNIVIDGLCKEGKVADAEEVMKFMVGKGVEPDIFTYNAMMDGYCLRGQLDGARRIFDSMIDKNIEPDSISYNILINGYCKKKKLSEAMLLFCEISQKGSKSDIVTYNTILQGLFEVGRIGDAEKIYAEMLSTGPRPDIYTHCTLLNGYFKYGLVEEAMSLFKKLERKREDIDITFYNVVINGLCKNSKLKEAYAVFEKLYFIGLLPDVRTYNVMINGFCLEGLFDEAKDILRKMEDNGCFPDNVTYKIIVQGFLRCNRIS
- the LOC129901358 gene encoding putative pentatricopeptide repeat-containing protein At1g12700, mitochondrial isoform X2, yielding MHRADCGFSVLPIYLKKGIPFGTVTFNTLIRGFFAENKVKDAVELFKKVVREKICEPNQVTYATIMNGLSKRGHTQKTLSLLRLMEQGNTKPDIFNYNIVIDALCKDGNLDAAISLLNEMKQKGIPPDIVTYNSLIDGLCKLGQWDKVRTLFSDMALNLNIYPDVRTFNIVIDGLCKEGKVADAEEVMKFMVGKGVEPDIFTYNAMMDGYCLRGQLDGARRIFDSMIDKNIEPDSISYNILINGYCKKKKLSEAMLLFCEISQKGSKSDIVTYNTILQGLFEVGRIGDAEKIYAEMLSTGPRPDIYTHCTLLNGYFKYGLVEEAMSLFKKLERKREDIDITFYNVVINGLCKNSKLKEAYAVFEKLYFIGLLPDVRTYNVMINGFCLEGLFDEAKDILRKMEDNGCFPDNVTYKIIVQGFLRCNRIS